A genomic region of Oryza glaberrima chromosome 1, OglaRS2, whole genome shotgun sequence contains the following coding sequences:
- the LOC127768939 gene encoding dof zinc finger protein 5 yields the protein MLSHVEMAPAAGGFKLFGKVIMQCGVSEGTQDKAQGFVVAREKVEPEEEEEQRVPAAATSGQRASIKREAADRDEEQRQGGGDAAGQPTQRRLQDSAEARAAAAAPLPCPRCRSRDTKFCYFNNYNVNQPRHFCKACHRYWTAGGALRNVPVGAGRRKNRPLGPLAVAHHHHHHRAAAGFVLGFPNPSSPTSPSPVYTDRWPVTPDRPF from the coding sequence ATGCTGTCCCACGTCGAGATGgccccggcggccggcgggttcAAGCTGTTCGGCAAGGTCATCATGCAGTGCGGCGTTTCCGAGGGGACACAGGACAAGGCGCAGGGCTTCGTCGTGGCCCGGGAGAAGGTTgaaccggaggaggaggaggagcagcgtgTCCCGGCTGCTGCTACGTCGGGGCAGCGCGCGTCGATCAAGCGGGAGGCCGCGGACCGCGACGAGGAGCAACGGCAGGGGGGCGGGGACGCGGCGGGGCAGCCGACGCAGCGGCGGTTGCAGGACTCGGCCGAGGCGcgtgcggccgccgcggcgccgctgccgtgccCGCGGTGCCGGAGCCGTGACACCAAGTTCTGCTACTTCAACAACTACAACGTCAACCAGCCGCGCCACTTCTGCAAGGCCTGCCACCGCTACtggacggccggcggcgcgctccgcaacgtccccgtcggcgccggccgccgcaagAACCGTCCCCTGGGCCCCCTCGCGGTCgcccaccatcaccaccaccaccgcgcggccgccggcttCGTCCTCGGCTTCCCCAACCCGTCCTCCCCAACCTCCCCGTCGCCGGTCTACACCGACCGGTGGCCGGTCACCCCGGACCGCCCGTTTTGA
- the LOC127760071 gene encoding uncharacterized protein LOC127760071, which produces MRWFLAAMCRSIFCYSFTMTSKSMASLEQEATDSSESGARRGGDMLATVQESVQSFLGAVRDKITGPSSGGASAKAKGFAADKTEGMLCALAGLATARKGERNESTWQQGDDARRCGAEKAEEARGQSAQHEPSSKEKGGPGRHAGLHVAEQVLQDTLHHLLRRRRRRLQHVGLHVAEQVLKAHHVACCVANPWSSEEKRELSYKGFGEGALIGVETEHPPRHAPPPPCLLTPPARTPRRPMSPSPPSAGSTPRTPPSPRRRRLPWLSLFTSPVSSLAFLLQAPRIPRTGSLA; this is translated from the exons ATGCGGTGGTTTCTTGCCGCGATGTGTCGATCAATCTTCTGTTACTCGTTCACGATGACCTCGAAGTCCATGGCCAGCTTGGAGCAGGAGGCCACCGACTCGTCTGAATCAGGAGCCCGGCGCGGTGGCGACATGCTGGCCACCGTGCAGGAGAGCGTGCAGTCCTTCCTCGGTGCTGTCCGCGACAAGATCACCGGGcctagcagcggcggcgcatcTGCAAAAGCAAAGGGCTTCGCGGCGGACAAGACGGAGGGCATGTTGTGCGCGCTCGCCGgcttggcgacggcgaggaaaGGCGAGAGGAACGAGTCCACGTGGCAGCAAGGAGATGACGCACGGCGGTGTGGCGCAGAGAAGGCTGAGGAGGCGCGGGGACAAAGCGCGCAACACGAGCCGTCGTCAAAGGAGAA GGGGGGTCCTGGAAGACACGCTGGCCTCCATGTTGCAGAGCAGGTCTTGCAAGACACCCTGCACCACCTcttgcgccggcggcggcgccgactgcAGCACGTTGGCCTCCATGTCGCGGAGCAGGTCCTGAAAGCTCATCACGTCGCATGCTGCGTCGCCAATCCTTGGAGCtcggaggagaagagggagctCTCATACAAGGGGTTCGGAGAGGGAGCACTCATTGGAGTCGAAACCGAGCACCCCCCACggcatgcgccgccgccaccctgccTCTTGACCCCGCCTGCCCGTACGCCGCGAAGACCCATGTCGCCTTCTCCTCCCAGCGCTGGATCCACGCCACGCACGCCaccttcccctcgccgccgtcgcctgccaTGGTTGAGTTTGTTCACCTCGCCAGTGAGCTCGCTCGCTTTCCTCCTCCAAGCTCCAAGGATTCCGAGGACTGGTTCGCTGGCTTGA